AGACAGAGTCAAGATGTTTCAAAGATGATTTGCAGGGAACCGATCCGAACGGGCATACGTATCGACCAGCATTGGTCAGGAGATCCCGTTGAAAAATTTTGCGCGCTTCGCCTCTCTTCTTGTGAGCTTTGCTATCCCTTGCGCAATCCTTGCCCAGACAGCGATTGATCCCACCGCGCGCATGCAGCAGGTGATTCAGAATTACGCCGACAGCAAGAGCTTCATGGGCGCGGTCCTCGTCGCGGAGAAAGACAAGGTCCTCATCCAGCAGGGTTATGGCTCTGCCGATCTTGAGTGGAAAGTCCCAAACACCGCTACTACGAAGTTCCGCATCGGTTCGATCACCAAGCAGTTCACTGCGGCCAGCATCCTTCTGCTGCAGGAGCGCGGCAAGCTCAAGATCGAAGAACCGGTAAAGACGTATCTGCCTGACGCTCCTGCGACGTGGGACAAGATCACCGTCTATAACCTCCTCACACATACTTCAGGCATCCCAAACTTTACAGGCCTGCCGGAGTTTCCAGCCGTGATGCGGCAGGAGAAAACGCCTGACGAAGTCATCGCTCTCTTCCACGACAAGCCCTTGGACTTCGAGCCCGGCACGAAGTTCACCTACAGCAACTCCAACTACATTCTCCTTGGACGCATCATCGAAAAGCTTTCCGGAGCCTCCTATGCCGACTTCGTTCAGAAGAACATCTTCACGCCGGTCGGTATGCAGGATTCTGGCCTCGACAGCAACACCGCCATTCTCCCGCAACGGGCACAGGGGTATGAGTCCCGTCCGAACGGCCTCGAACGTGCCGCATATATCAGCATGACGGTGCCGTACGCCGCGGGGGCCTTCTATTCCACCGTCGGCGATCTATTGAAGTGGGAACGCGCCCTCTTCGGCGGCAAAGTCCTCTCCCCAGCATCGCTGCATACCATGACGACCCCCTTCAAAGACGAGTACGGAACAGGCCTGTTCATCAAAGGGGAAAAAGATCACAACGTCATCACGCACGGCGGCTCGATCAACGGCTTCGAAGCCTCACTGAACTTCTATCCCGACCGGCAGCTCACGGTGATCGTGCTCGGCAACATCGGCAACGATGTCCCTGACACGATCGCGGGGCAGCTCGGCAAAGTACTGTACGGAGAGAAGGTCGTCGTCAGCTCCGACCGCAAGGTGGTACCTGTTGCGCCCGCAGTGCTCGCAGAGTACGTGGGCACCTATAAATCGCCGGCCTTCGGACTGACCATCAGCGTCGAAGGCGATCATCTCATGTCCACAACGCCCGGCGGAAAGAAGGTTCCGCTCTATCCAGAGTCGCAGACGAAGTTCTTCCTCAAGGAGCTCGACGCCCAGGTGGAGTTCGTTCGCGATCCCGCAACGAAGAAGGTGACGCACTTCCTCGTCACGCAGAATGGAAAAGTCCGCGAGGTGCCGAAGCAGTAGGGAATCCCTACTGCTTCAGCTCCACCAGCGTCGCACCCTGTCCGCCCTCGTTGTACGGCGGTTCGGTAATGTTCACAACATGTGGATGCCGCTTCAGATAGTCGCGCAGTGTGCGCCGCAGGATGCCCATGCCCGTGCCATGCACGACGCGCACACTGGGACGTCCCGCAAGAAACGCCTGATCGATAAAGCGTTCTACTTCGTCACGCGCCTCGTCCGCAGTGCGGCCAATCACGTTGATCTCACCCGGCATCGTATCCGGCTCGCGCGCGATCACGTTGATGCCGCCCCTGCGATTCGCCGCCTGCACGGGCGTCTCGATCTTCTTCTGCACGCTCGCGATGTCGTCCTTGGGGATACGCATCTTCATGCCGCCCATGGAGACCTCGTAGGTCTTCGCGTCGATCACGCGCTCCACCTTGGCCTCGCGTCCCATCGACTTCAGCTTGACGATATCGTCCGCCGCAACATCGCGAACGACATGCGGCTGCGCTGCCGGATCCTTGCGATCCGCGCCGGAGACATGTGCGACGACGACAGAGTTAAAGCTCTCCTGAAACTCCCGCTTCAGGCGAGCGATGCGGCGGTCGGCCTCGGTCGCGGCCTTGGTCTTCGCGGACTTGTCCTCGATGGACTTCACCGTCTCGCGCATCTGGTACTCGAACTCTTTCATCAGCGAAGCCAGCTTGCCTTCGAGCTCGCGCGCACGATTGCGCTGCTCCTGTTTGCCCTCCGATTCAAGCTTCTGGCGCTCCTTCGTCAACTCCATTTCGCGGAGCTTGAGGTTCGCGCGCTCTGTCTTGACCTCGGTCAGTTGCGCGTGAAGATCGTCCAGAAAGCGCGCAATGTCCGCCGTCTGCGTCGTTACGTTGCCGCGTGCCGAAGCGACGATGGCAGGGTCCAGGCCCAAGCGCTGCGCGATGTTGATACCGCTCGAAGCTCCCGGAACGCCGAGACGAAGATCGTACGTCGGCGCAAGCGTCTCTTCGTTGAAGCCAACGGCGGCATTCACCACACCCTCATGCTTTGCCGCGTAGATCTTCAGCGAAGTGAGATGGGTCGTCAGCAGCGTCCATGCGCCGAGCTTCAGAAAGTGCCCGGCAATGGCCACGGCGAGCGCCGCGCCCTCTTCGGGGTCGGTGGCAGAGCCAAGCTCATCCAGCAGCACCAGCGAGCGTCCGTCGGCCTCGCGCGCAATGCGGTTCACGTTCGTGATGTGCGCGGAGAAGGTGGAAAGATTCCGCTCGATCGACTGCGCGTCGCCGATGTCGGCGTAGATCGCGCCAAAGATCGGTAGTCGCGCCTTGTTTGCCGGAACAGGAAGCCCAGCCTGCGCCATCAGGGCCAACAGACCAACCGTCTTCAACGCGACGGTCTTTCCGCCGGTATTCGGACCGGAGATAATCAGCTGCTTCGCCGCACCCGGAAGTGCAATGGTCAGCGGAACGATACTCGCGTTCTCTTCGCGCAGGCGAAGTTCCAGCAGCGGATGCCGCGCGTCCGTGAGCGACAGCGCCGGATCTTCCGCGTTCGGTTTGCCATCGGTGAAGACGGGACGTACGCAGCGAAGGCTTTCGGCAAAGCGGGCGTACGCAAAGCGCTCGTCCATGCCTGCGAGAATCTCGCTTCCGCGCTGCAACGCATCGGCGTTCTGCCCCACGGCGGCCGTCATGGCCACAAGGATACGATGAATCTCCTGCAGCTCTTCATCGAGCAGCCGCACCAACTCATTGTTCTGCTCGATCGTCTCCAGCGGTTCAACGAAGACCGTCTGTCCCGATGAGCTTGAACCATGCACTACACCGGGAACGCGCTTGCGGTTCTCCGTCTTGATCGGGATGACGAAGCGCTCACCGCGCACGGTGATCAACGCATCCTGCACCGTGCCTTCTTCGGAGACTCGCTGCAAGGTGCGGCGGAGCGAATCTTCAATCGCCTTGTGCTGGCGCTGCGCCGCGCGGCGAATGCCACGGAGCGCAGGCGAGGCATCGTCGCTCAACGATCCGTCGGCCTCGATTTTGCCACTCACCAGCGAGAGCAGGCCGTAAAAATTTGCCGTCTGCAGCGGCAAGCTGTAGTTCGTCACACCGGGCCATTTGTCGTGGACGATGTCCGGCGGTTCGGTGATCAGGGTGCGCCAGTCGGCGATCTGCTCCGCCATTTCGGCGATGCTGCGGATCTCCAGTGCTTCCAGAGCTGCGTTAGGAATGCGCGATTTCTCCAGAAGGCTGCGCGCGTCAAAGAGACCGCCAAAGCCGAAGCTTCCGCCGCCGGAGAGAAAGATGCGGATCTCGGCGACCATCTGCTGTTCGCGCTGCACCCAGGCCAGATCGCGGGAGGGCGTCCGCGCCAGGACGCGTTCGCGCCCCAGGGGAGACTGTGTTTTGGCCGCAAGGTGGGCGCGCAGGCGCTCCCACTCCAGGGCGGCAGAGCTGATTTCGTGCAAAGGCGAGAGATTTTCGGAAAGTGTCACAACTATTGGATGGTAGCGGTTACGGACGGACTGTGCAGAACACAAGAAAACTGCCTGCCGCATCGCACGATGCAGCAGGCAGAATCATCAGGCTTTATACCGTCTGATCGACGAACTTCATGTTGGCCTCGGCATAGCGCGTCCCGGCAATGGCATCCTCCGGCACGGCCGCTTCCAACTCGGCGACTTCCTCGGGAGACAGCTGGATATCCGCCGCGGCGGCATTCTCTTCCAGATACTTCCGTCGCTTGGTGCCAGGGATGGGAATCAGGTCTTCGCCCTTGGCCAGCACCCACGCCAGCGCCAATTGCCCCGGCTTGACGCCCTTCCGTTCCGCAATGGCGCGCACACGGTCCACGATTACCTGGTTTTTGTCGAAGTTCTCACCCTGAAAGCGTGGCATGCGCGTTGCGCGCGAATCGGTGTCCACCAGCTCTTCCTTCTTGATGGTCCCCGTCAGAAAGCCGCGGCCCAGCGGGCTGTACGGCACGAAACCGATGCCCAGCTCTCGCGTGGTGGGCAGAATCTCCGCCTCCACATCGCGCGTCCACAGGGAGTACTCCGTCTGCAAAGCTGTGATGGGGTGGACCTTATGCGCGCGGCGAATGGTCGCGGGCGACGCCTCGGAGAGACCGAGATACTTCGCCTTGCCCGCCTTCACCAGGTCGGCCATCGCGCCAACGGTCTCTTCAATCGGCACGTTCGGATCCACCCGGTGCTGGTAGTAAAGGTCGATGTAATCCATGCCCAGCCGCTGCAGCGACTCATCGCAGGCCTGTTTCACCCACTCCGGACTGCCATCGATCACCCACTTGTTCGGCTCCGCCTTGGTGCGGCGGTTGGCGAACTTGGTCGCCAGAAAAACCTCGTCGCGTCTCCCTTTGAGCGTCTTGCCGATCAGCTCTTCGTTGTCGCCAATGCCGTAGGTATCGGCGGTATCCAGAAACGTGACCCCCAGGTCCAGAGCCCGCAGAAGGGTTGCCGCCGACTCCTGATCGTCACGGTTGCCATAGAACTCGCTCATGCCCATGCAGCCCAAACCCATGCGGGAGACGACTGCGCCCTGCGAACCAAGTTTTACCGTTTTCATACTCATAAGCCTTTAGATGACACGAACAGGGGATTGGTGGCGGCCCAAAATGGAACGTATTCTGAGCATCTCAGAGCCTCACATGCAAACTTTTTCATGGAAAGAGGAAAACATTTGGAACGCACGGACGATATACGCGCCACCCTGGCGCAGGAGATTACGCGGAAGGAGGACGAGCTGACTCATCTGCGCCAGACCCTCAAGTCGCTGGATTCCGCCCTCGCCGCCGCCGCTGAGGCCCATGCCCGCTCCGCCGCAGCGCACTCTCTTTACGCCGCCAGCCAGATTGCCGCAGATGCCCGCAGAGCGGAAACACTCGTCGCGCCGGTCCTTCCTCCCGAGCCGCTCCCGGCCCCGGCTATCGCAGCCGAACCTGCTCCTGTTGTTCTGCAGAAGGAAATTGAGCCCGCAAAACCGCTGGCCCCCCTGCTACCCCCCGTCGCCGAGCAGGTGCAGCCACAGCGCACGGCGGCGCCGCCAGGAAAGTACGTCAACCTGAAGGTCTGGAAGGCCGTGCAGACCCTCCTCTTCGAGCGTGCCGAGAAGATGTCCATCGAAGAGATCGCGCGCGAACTCAAAGCAGGCGGAGCCTCCCTCGGAGACAGCCCCGTCCGCACCGTGGCCACGGCGGTGGGCTATATGAATACCAAGATTTTCCACGTGACCAAGAGCGGCGGCAAGACGCTTGTCGACCTCATCGCCCGCAATTGAGCTTCCTCGCAACGCGAGTCATACAATGAAGGCATGGATTTCCCCGTAACACGCATGCGCCGGTTGCGGCGTACCGCGGCCATGCGATCGCTCGTGCGCGAGACGCATCTCCGCCCCTCCTCTCTGATCTACCCCCTCTTCATCTGTCCAGGAGAAGGCGTGCGCAAGCCGATCTCTTCCATGCCTGGCGTCTTCAACCTTTCGCTCGATGAAGCGATGAAAGAAGCCGCAGAGTGTGTCCGACTTGGTATCGGGGGACTTTTGCTGTTCGGCCTGCCCTCCGAAAAAGACGAAGAGGGAACCGGCGCATGGCACGAAGACGGCATCGTGCAGCAGTCCCTCCGCGCCATCAAGCGCGACCGTTCGCTCGACTCGCTCACGCTGATCGCGGACACCTGTCTCTGCGAGTACACCTCGCACGGCCACTGCGGCGTCGTCCAGACGGACGGCGACCACTTCCACGTAGACAACGATCTTTCGCTGCATCTGCTGGCAAAGACCGCGGCCTCCCAGGCCGCGGCAGGAGCGGACATCATCGCTCCCAGCGACATGATGGACGGCCGTGTCGCCGCCATGCGCTCCGCCATGGACGCAGCCGGGAAGCAGG
This genomic stretch from Terriglobus saanensis SP1PR4 harbors:
- a CDS encoding serine hydrolase, with product MKNFARFASLLVSFAIPCAILAQTAIDPTARMQQVIQNYADSKSFMGAVLVAEKDKVLIQQGYGSADLEWKVPNTATTKFRIGSITKQFTAASILLLQERGKLKIEEPVKTYLPDAPATWDKITVYNLLTHTSGIPNFTGLPEFPAVMRQEKTPDEVIALFHDKPLDFEPGTKFTYSNSNYILLGRIIEKLSGASYADFVQKNIFTPVGMQDSGLDSNTAILPQRAQGYESRPNGLERAAYISMTVPYAAGAFYSTVGDLLKWERALFGGKVLSPASLHTMTTPFKDEYGTGLFIKGEKDHNVITHGGSINGFEASLNFYPDRQLTVIVLGNIGNDVPDTIAGQLGKVLYGEKVVVSSDRKVVPVAPAVLAEYVGTYKSPAFGLTISVEGDHLMSTTPGGKKVPLYPESQTKFFLKELDAQVEFVRDPATKKVTHFLVTQNGKVREVPKQ
- a CDS encoding endonuclease MutS2, which gives rise to MTLSENLSPLHEISSAALEWERLRAHLAAKTQSPLGRERVLARTPSRDLAWVQREQQMVAEIRIFLSGGGSFGFGGLFDARSLLEKSRIPNAALEALEIRSIAEMAEQIADWRTLITEPPDIVHDKWPGVTNYSLPLQTANFYGLLSLVSGKIEADGSLSDDASPALRGIRRAAQRQHKAIEDSLRRTLQRVSEEGTVQDALITVRGERFVIPIKTENRKRVPGVVHGSSSSGQTVFVEPLETIEQNNELVRLLDEELQEIHRILVAMTAAVGQNADALQRGSEILAGMDERFAYARFAESLRCVRPVFTDGKPNAEDPALSLTDARHPLLELRLREENASIVPLTIALPGAAKQLIISGPNTGGKTVALKTVGLLALMAQAGLPVPANKARLPIFGAIYADIGDAQSIERNLSTFSAHITNVNRIAREADGRSLVLLDELGSATDPEEGAALAVAIAGHFLKLGAWTLLTTHLTSLKIYAAKHEGVVNAAVGFNEETLAPTYDLRLGVPGASSGINIAQRLGLDPAIVASARGNVTTQTADIARFLDDLHAQLTEVKTERANLKLREMELTKERQKLESEGKQEQRNRARELEGKLASLMKEFEYQMRETVKSIEDKSAKTKAATEADRRIARLKREFQESFNSVVVAHVSGADRKDPAAQPHVVRDVAADDIVKLKSMGREAKVERVIDAKTYEVSMGGMKMRIPKDDIASVQKKIETPVQAANRRGGINVIAREPDTMPGEINVIGRTADEARDEVERFIDQAFLAGRPSVRVVHGTGMGILRRTLRDYLKRHPHVVNITEPPYNEGGQGATLVELKQ
- a CDS encoding aldo/keto reductase, with translation MKTVKLGSQGAVVSRMGLGCMGMSEFYGNRDDQESAATLLRALDLGVTFLDTADTYGIGDNEELIGKTLKGRRDEVFLATKFANRRTKAEPNKWVIDGSPEWVKQACDESLQRLGMDYIDLYYQHRVDPNVPIEETVGAMADLVKAGKAKYLGLSEASPATIRRAHKVHPITALQTEYSLWTRDVEAEILPTTRELGIGFVPYSPLGRGFLTGTIKKEELVDTDSRATRMPRFQGENFDKNQVIVDRVRAIAERKGVKPGQLALAWVLAKGEDLIPIPGTKRRKYLEENAAAADIQLSPEEVAELEAAVPEDAIAGTRYAEANMKFVDQTV
- the hemB gene encoding porphobilinogen synthase, translated to MDFPVTRMRRLRRTAAMRSLVRETHLRPSSLIYPLFICPGEGVRKPISSMPGVFNLSLDEAMKEAAECVRLGIGGLLLFGLPSEKDEEGTGAWHEDGIVQQSLRAIKRDRSLDSLTLIADTCLCEYTSHGHCGVVQTDGDHFHVDNDLSLHLLAKTAASQAAAGADIIAPSDMMDGRVAAMRSAMDAAGKQDIPIMSYAAKFASAFYGPFREAADSAPQFGDRRGYQMDGANVREAMREIELDIREGADMLLMKPAGPYLDILRAARDRFELPLGAYQVSGEYAMLHAAFERGWLEPERAMLESLLSIRRAGADFIVTYFAKEAAKLVG